In a single window of the Pseudodesulfovibrio profundus genome:
- a CDS encoding threonine aldolase family protein: MSDLKSFASDNNSGAHPAIMEAVVNCNVGHLKSYGEDEISIRTDRVFEEFFGSQARIHYVTTGTAANVLGIRAVTHTYNSVICAEQAHINNDECGAPEAFGGIKLVPVPSKDGKLTPGSIAPYLGHVGFVHASQPKVISITQPTEVGKLYTLKEIEELVEFAHDRDLLVHLDGARIANACAALDCSFFDMTTALGVDLISFGGTKNGCLMGEAVVFLNPDIGEGFVYLRKQAMQLVSKMRFVSAQLNRYLADDLWLTNARQANAMAQRLAEKAGAIEGVTIKGTVDCNAIFAHIPPEATEILLEKYYFYVWDEHDHTVRWMTSWATTEEMVDEFVADIEKAVAAVR, translated from the coding sequence TTTGCCAGCGACAATAATTCCGGCGCACATCCGGCCATCATGGAGGCCGTGGTCAACTGCAACGTGGGACACCTCAAGTCCTACGGTGAAGACGAAATCTCCATCCGCACCGACAGAGTGTTCGAGGAGTTCTTCGGATCCCAGGCGCGCATCCACTATGTGACCACCGGTACCGCGGCCAACGTGCTTGGCATCCGGGCTGTCACCCACACCTACAACTCCGTCATCTGCGCGGAGCAGGCCCATATCAATAATGATGAATGCGGCGCGCCCGAGGCGTTTGGCGGCATCAAGCTGGTGCCCGTTCCTTCCAAAGACGGTAAGCTGACCCCTGGCTCCATTGCCCCGTATCTCGGCCATGTGGGATTCGTGCACGCGTCCCAGCCCAAGGTCATCTCCATCACCCAGCCCACGGAAGTCGGCAAGCTCTATACGCTCAAAGAGATCGAGGAACTGGTCGAATTTGCCCATGACCGCGATCTGCTCGTCCATTTGGATGGTGCGCGTATCGCCAATGCCTGCGCTGCCCTTGATTGCTCGTTTTTTGATATGACCACTGCGCTCGGCGTTGACCTGATCTCGTTCGGCGGCACCAAGAACGGCTGCCTCATGGGCGAGGCCGTGGTGTTCCTGAACCCCGACATCGGCGAAGGGTTCGTCTACCTGCGCAAGCAGGCCATGCAGTTGGTTTCGAAGATGCGCTTTGTCTCTGCCCAGCTCAACCGCTACCTTGCCGATGACCTGTGGCTGACCAACGCACGTCAGGCCAATGCCATGGCACAGCGTCTGGCTGAAAAGGCCGGAGCCATCGAAGGCGTCACCATCAAAGGGACCGTGGATTGCAACGCGATTTTCGCGCACATCCCACCCGAGGCCACGGAGATTCTGCTGGAGAAGTACTACTTTTATGTATGGGACGAGCACGACCACACGGTCCGCTGGATGACCTCCTGGGCCACCACCGAAGAGATGGTCGACGAGTTTGTTGCCGACATCGAAAAAGCTGTGGCTGCGGTTCGGTAA